DNA from Streptomyces sp. NBC_01260:
AAGAACACCACGGTCGCTTCCGCGATCGGTGTGGCGGAGGCCTCGTACCTGATGAAGGGCATGATCGAGGCAGAGGCCCAACTTCTGCTGATCGCGGCCATCTTCGCGTTCGGATTCATCGTTCTGACCCTCCCCACCGGCCTTCTTCTCGGCTGGGTGAGCAAGAAGGTGGCGGTGAAGCGATGAGCTCCGTCCTCTATGACGCCCAGGGACCGCGCGCCAAACGGCGCAACATCCTCTACACGGTCCTGTTCGTCCTCGTCGCCGCGGTCGTGGTGTGGTGGGTGTACGACGGCCTCGCCTCCAAGCACCAGCTCGACTGGATCAAGTGGAAGCCCTTCTTCACCAGCTCCCAGCCGTGGGAGACGTACCTCTGGCCAGGGCTCTGGAACACGCTGAAGGCGGCGTTCTTCGCGCTGATCATCGCGCTGCCGCTGGGAGCCCTGTTCGGTATCGGCCGGCTTTCGGACCACCGGTGGATGCGGGCGCCGTCCGGTGTGGTGGTGGAGTTCTTCCGGGCCATTCCGGTGCTGATCCTGATGATCATCGCAAACGCGATGTACTCCGAGTACACGAGCATCAGCACCGACACCCGTCCCCTGTACGCCGTGATCACCGGACTGGTGCTCTACAACGCGTCGGTGCTCGCCGAGATCGTGCGCGCCGGCATCCAGACCCTCCCGCAGGGGCAGACCGACGCCGCCAAGGCGATCGGCATGCGCAAGGGCCAGACGATGGTCTTCGTGCTGCTGCCTCAGGCGGTCACCGCGATGCTCCCCGCGATCGTCAGCCAGCTCGTGGTCATCGTGAAGGACACCGCCTTGGGTGGCGCGATGATGACGTTCCCCGAACTGCTGGCGTCCGTCCGGCCGATGTCGGCCAACTACGGGGCGAACACCATCGCGTGCTTCACCGTCATCGCCCTGATCTACATCGCGGTGAATTTCTCCCTCACCTCGTTCGCGAGCTGGCTGGAGCGGCGGCTGCGGCAACGGAAGAAGAGCGACGGCAAGAAGGGCGCACCGACGACGGTCGGTGAGCCGGTGCTCGTCATGGACTCGACCTCCGCCTGACGGCTCGTCGGTAGACATCCCGCGAGGGGCGGTGGCGCATTCGCCACCGCCCCTCGCCGCGTTCCGGTGTCACTTGACGCAAGCACCGGCAGTAGGTTGCATACGTTCTGTGATCGCGCATCGAGCCCCCTACGCCGCCGCATCCCCGTCGCCGCCGTCCCCGACCCCGTGGGCCGACGCGGCCCGTCCGCTCTCCACATGCGCCTCCACGCGTCCGACCGCACACGTTCCGGGAGCCGCGCCGTGGACCCGGTGATCATCGTCGGTGCCGGGCCGGTCGGCCTGGTGCTGTCGCTCGCCCTCGCGGCACAGGGAGTGCCTTCCGTGCTCCTCGACGAGGACCCCGGCAAGGACGAGACACGCCCGGCCCGCACGGTCGTGCTCCGGGAGGACACCGCAGCCCTGGTGGAGCGGCTCGGCTGCAAGGCGCTCCAGGACGAGGGCCTTCGCTGGTCCGGCTGGCGGTCCCTGCGCCGCAAGCAGCTGGTACGCGAACTGCCGCTCGGCGAAGGCGCCCCGTCGGGGAACCCGCCGGCCGCCCCCGTCCATGTCCCGCAGCATGCGCTGGTGCGCGGACTGCGGGACGCGGTGGCCGCGCAGGACCTCGTCCGGACGACGGGGCCCAGCCGGATCGACACGCTGGAGCAGGACCCGGCCGGGGTCACCGTGCACACCAGGGAGCCCGGTTCGACCTGGTGGCGGGGGAGTTACCTGGTCGGCTGCGACGGGGCGCGGTCCACTGTGCGCAAGCTCCTCGACATCCGGTTCCCCGGACGTACGGCGGTGGAGCGGCATGCCGTCGCCGCACTGCGCACCGAACTGCCCTGGCCGGGCGAGGCCGTACTGCACCGGCTGCCGCCCTGGCGCACCGGTGGCGCCGAGGTGACCGCACGGCCGCTGCCGGACGATGTCTGGCGGCTGGACTGGCTGCTGCCGCCACGTGGCGAGCTCGTCACGCCCGATGTCCTGGTCGCCCGGGTCCGGGACACCCTGGCGGGCTGGTGCGGCGAGACGCCCCCGTACGAGCTGCTGGACACCGGCGTCTACACGCTGCACCACCGGCTCGCCCGGCGGTGGCGGGTGAAGCGGGCCTTCCTCGCCGGGGACGCCGCCCATCTGCTGGGCGCGCTCGGCACCCAGGGGCTGGACGAGGGGCTGCGGGACGCCGAGAACCTGGCCTGGAAACTGGCGCTGGCCTGGCATCACGGCGCGTCCGACGTGCTCCTGGACAGCTACCAGGCCGAGCGACGGGCCGCGGTCGCCTCGCGGCTCCGCGCCGCCGACCAGTCGCTGCCGATACTGCGGGGCGGCGGCGGACTGCGGACCCTGGTCCCTGGGAGCGCACGGGGGCACGATTCGCTGCTCACCGACGGACATCTGGGCTGCGGCCCCCTCGGTGCGCCCCCTTCATACTCCCTGTCCCCCCTTGCGCCCCCACGCGCCGAGGCGCACGTCTCCGTGGGTACGCCCCCCGGTGCGCCGGTCGCCGATGTGCGGGTGACTGCGCCGGACGGCACGCGCGTAGGGCTCCGGGAGCGGCTGGGACAGGGGCAGCTGCTGGTGGTCCTGGTGGCCCCCGGCACCGGTGTGTGGGACCGGCGGCACTGGATGCGGGCGGGGGTCATGCCCCGGCTCGTCGAGGCGGTGGACGCCCTGCCGGTGAAGGGTGAACTGCTGGTGGCGGAGAGCTATCCGGGGGCGCCCGCGCACACCGTTCTGCTGGTCAGGCCGGACGGTCACCTCGTGGAGTCGTTCGGCGGGGTACGGCCCGCGGACCTCCTCGCGGCGGCGGAAGCGGCGCGCGGCGGCGCGGCCCGCACCTCCGAACGCTCCGACCGCACCGCAGACATCAATTGACCCCCGCAGGCGCACATGGTCTACTCCGGAACATGACCGACACCGATGTGCGCCTGTGGCGGAGGGTCCATATGGACCTGCTCCGCTATGCGGGCTGCGTGTGTCGCCCGTCCTGCTGAATCGCCTTCTGCTGCTCCGCCGTGCGCCACGACGTACGGCGTGAGCATCCGCGCGAACTCTCAGGACGGTCCCCTTGTCTGCCTCTCCCTCCCCTGTTTCCGTACGCACGTCCGCTTCCGGTCCGACGGCCGCGGAACTACTCGACTTCGTCCGCCGTACCGCCGCGGACGAAGGCCTCATCGCCTCGCTCCCCCTCGATCCCGAGGGCCGGACCTGGACCCGGCTCGACGGGCCCGGCGGCAGTGAGGCCTGGCTGATCGGCTGGCCGCCCGGCACCGGCACCGGCTGGCACGACCACGCCGACTCGATCGGCGCCTTCCTGACCGCGAGCGGCACGCTCAAGGAGCACTCGCTCGCGGCGCGGCTGCCCACCGACGGGTGGAGGACCCTGGAACTGACCGAGGACATCGACCTCTCACGGGAGTTGGCGCCAGGCCGGGGCAGGGCCTTCGGCAGGCACCATGTGCACGAGGTGCTGAACGAATCCGCCACGGAGCACGCCGTATCCGTCCACGCGTACTATCCGCCGCTGCCACAGATCCGGCGCTACAGCCGCACCGGTGCGGTGCTCCGTCTCGAACAGACCGAACGTCCGGAGGACTGGCAGTGAGCGACGAACCGCACGACGGCACGGAACGGGTCGGCGCCGAGCCGACCGGTACGCGACGGGTTGGTACGGAGCCTGTTGGTACGAAGCCGGTCGGGATCGATGAGCTCCTGGAGCGGGTCCGGTCCGGGTACGAGCGGCTCGAACCCGATGAGGCCGGCGCGGCGGCTGCCCAGGGGGCCCTGCTCGTCGACATCCGCTATGCGGAGCTGCGTACCCGGGACGGGCTGATCCCGGGCGCGCTGGTCGTCGAGCGCAATGAGCTGGAGTGGCGGCTGGACCCACAGGGGAGCCATCGCGCGGCGGAGGCGGTGAGTCACGGTCTCCGGATCGTGGTGATCTGCGACGAGGGCTACGCGTCGAGCCTCGCCGTCGAGTCCCTGCACCGGCTCGGGCTGCACCGGGCAACCGATCTGGTCGGCGGCTTCCAGGCCTGGCGCGCGGCGGGGCTCCCGGTCGACGCATGACCGGGAGCCACGGCCTGGGGAAGACGGGGCCGGCCCTCGCCCGGGGCCTGCCGGTCACTGACTCGATGTGACGGCCTCCACCGGGCGGGCCTTCAGCGCCACCCTGCCCGGCAGCGCCGTGGCGGTCAGGGCCAGCAGCGCCGCGGCGCCCGCCACCGCCGCGTACACCAGCGGCAGAACGGCGGGTGCCGCGCTGCCCGTCATACCGATACTGAACGCGGTCAGCACGGCGAGTGCGATTCCGGTGCCGAGAACGGCGGCGATCAGCAGGACCGACACGGTCTCGATACGGAGCATCCGCAGCACCTGGCGTCGCGTCGCTCCGGCCAGCCGGAGCAACGCGAACTCCTTGAGCCGCTCCGACACCGACATGGCGAGCGTGTTGACGACCGCGATGGCGGTGAAGGCCAGGACGAGGCCCATGGCGAGATAGTTGACCTCGGCGTTCTCCTGCTGCCGGTCCGCCTGGAGCCGGTCGGCGGCCGTCGGGGCCAGAACGGCGATACCGGGGAACCTCCTTACGGAGGCGGCCAGTGCGCTGCGAGAAGCGTCTCCGGCCACCAGGACGGTCGCGGCCAGTGGGTTGTCCATGTGGCGGGCGACCAGTTCGTGCGGCAGCGTCAGATCACCGAAGCCCAGCCCGCGGTGATAGACGGCGGCAACCGTGAGGGTGGCGGGTGTCCCGTCACCGAGGTGCAGCTCCAGCTTGCTGCCGGGGTGGAGACCGAGCCGGTCGGCGGCGAGTTCGCTGATCGCGGCGGTGCGTGGGTCCGCGGTGAACGCGGCGATCGAACCGCTCGTCACCTCGGGGTCCCAGGTGCGGACGAGGCCGGCCGCCGTGATCCCCTGGGCCGGGTACTTGTCGAGCCCGACCCGGACCGTGGTCCGGACGACCTCCGTCGCGGCGGTGACACCCGGCGTCGCGCGGACCGCGTCGACGGCGGCGGACGGGACGCCGGGGCCCTGTGCGCCCAGTACCCAGGTCGCACGGGTGCCCTCCCGGGCCTGGGCCAGGGCGGCGTTCCCGAGGGTCGGCTGGATGAAGATCACCGTGCAGGTCATGCCGATGAGCAGGGTGAGCGGGGTGACGACGGAGGCCATCCGGGTGGAGTTCCCGCGGATGTTGGCGTTGGCCAGCTTCCCCATGGGTCCGGCAGGCCGGAGCACCGGCCTCAGCAGGACAGCGGCCGCCCGTACGAGGTACGGGCCCAGGAGCGACACCGACGTGGCCAGCACCACCACGGCGAGGAAGGTGACGGGGGTCGAGGCGGCCTCGGTGCGCAGGATGCTCAGTACGGCGACCAGTACGCCGCCGCCGATGAGCAGGACCAGGCCGGCGACGGTCCGCGCACGGGCGGGGCGGGCGCGCTCGACCGCGGCTTCGGCCATGGCCTCGGCCGGGCGGAGTCCTGCGATGCGGCGGCCCGCGATCCGCGCGGCGGCCCAGGCGCCGATGAGCGTGACGGCCACGGCGACGCAGGCCGGGAAGATGCCTGCCGTCCGCTCCAGGGTCGCCGGGATCGCTCCTGTGTCGATGAATCGACTGTTCAGCCAGCCGGCGAGCGGCAGTCCCGCCAGCGCGCCCAGCACCCCGGCGACGGCACCGACCACCAGTGCCTCACGGCCGAGCAGCCGGCGGATCTGCCGTGAGGTGGCGGCGAT
Protein-coding regions in this window:
- a CDS encoding amino acid ABC transporter permease, with the protein product MSSVLYDAQGPRAKRRNILYTVLFVLVAAVVVWWVYDGLASKHQLDWIKWKPFFTSSQPWETYLWPGLWNTLKAAFFALIIALPLGALFGIGRLSDHRWMRAPSGVVVEFFRAIPVLILMIIANAMYSEYTSISTDTRPLYAVITGLVLYNASVLAEIVRAGIQTLPQGQTDAAKAIGMRKGQTMVFVLLPQAVTAMLPAIVSQLVVIVKDTALGGAMMTFPELLASVRPMSANYGANTIACFTVIALIYIAVNFSLTSFASWLERRLRQRKKSDGKKGAPTTVGEPVLVMDSTSA
- a CDS encoding FAD-dependent monooxygenase, which encodes MDPVIIVGAGPVGLVLSLALAAQGVPSVLLDEDPGKDETRPARTVVLREDTAALVERLGCKALQDEGLRWSGWRSLRRKQLVRELPLGEGAPSGNPPAAPVHVPQHALVRGLRDAVAAQDLVRTTGPSRIDTLEQDPAGVTVHTREPGSTWWRGSYLVGCDGARSTVRKLLDIRFPGRTAVERHAVAALRTELPWPGEAVLHRLPPWRTGGAEVTARPLPDDVWRLDWLLPPRGELVTPDVLVARVRDTLAGWCGETPPYELLDTGVYTLHHRLARRWRVKRAFLAGDAAHLLGALGTQGLDEGLRDAENLAWKLALAWHHGASDVLLDSYQAERRAAVASRLRAADQSLPILRGGGGLRTLVPGSARGHDSLLTDGHLGCGPLGAPPSYSLSPLAPPRAEAHVSVGTPPGAPVADVRVTAPDGTRVGLRERLGQGQLLVVLVAPGTGVWDRRHWMRAGVMPRLVEAVDALPVKGELLVAESYPGAPAHTVLLVRPDGHLVESFGGVRPADLLAAAEAARGGAARTSERSDRTADIN
- a CDS encoding putative leader peptide, with amino-acid sequence MTDTDVRLWRRVHMDLLRYAGCVCRPSC
- a CDS encoding cysteine dioxygenase — encoded protein: MSASPSPVSVRTSASGPTAAELLDFVRRTAADEGLIASLPLDPEGRTWTRLDGPGGSEAWLIGWPPGTGTGWHDHADSIGAFLTASGTLKEHSLAARLPTDGWRTLELTEDIDLSRELAPGRGRAFGRHHVHEVLNESATEHAVSVHAYYPPLPQIRRYSRTGAVLRLEQTERPEDWQ
- a CDS encoding rhodanese-like domain-containing protein, translating into MSDEPHDGTERVGAEPTGTRRVGTEPVGTKPVGIDELLERVRSGYERLEPDEAGAAAAQGALLVDIRYAELRTRDGLIPGALVVERNELEWRLDPQGSHRAAEAVSHGLRIVVICDEGYASSLAVESLHRLGLHRATDLVGGFQAWRAAGLPVDA
- a CDS encoding FtsX-like permease family protein, which gives rise to MMLRYALRTIRHRKGGFLGALLALMCAAALVTACGTLLETGLRGRIATERYAATPLVVSADQNVHRTTVKHKGNGKTKVKHKAKPVAERAWLPAGDADRLRDLEGVRAVVPELTFLAVPLGLPTGEGAAGPPSYGHAWTSAPLTPFALTAGRAPATGDDVVIDRGLAERAGLTTGDRLTVQSTRAPRTYRVSGIAAPDGRGQLRQQASLFFSTAEAERLAARPGRVSAFGVLPASGTDLGRLKQQVAHALEGTTARVATGDDRGPVEFLDAAGARVKLISMGAAMGGTSLLVAVLVVVGTFALSIQQRHRELALLRTIAATSRQIRRLLGREALVVGAVAGVLGALAGLPLAGWLNSRFIDTGAIPATLERTAGIFPACVAVAVTLIGAWAAARIAGRRIAGLRPAEAMAEAAVERARPARARTVAGLVLLIGGGVLVAVLSILRTEAASTPVTFLAVVVLATSVSLLGPYLVRAAAVLLRPVLRPAGPMGKLANANIRGNSTRMASVVTPLTLLIGMTCTVIFIQPTLGNAALAQAREGTRATWVLGAQGPGVPSAAVDAVRATPGVTAATEVVRTTVRVGLDKYPAQGITAAGLVRTWDPEVTSGSIAAFTADPRTAAISELAADRLGLHPGSKLELHLGDGTPATLTVAAVYHRGLGFGDLTLPHELVARHMDNPLAATVLVAGDASRSALAASVRRFPGIAVLAPTAADRLQADRQQENAEVNYLAMGLVLAFTAIAVVNTLAMSVSERLKEFALLRLAGATRRQVLRMLRIETVSVLLIAAVLGTGIALAVLTAFSIGMTGSAAPAVLPLVYAAVAGAAALLALTATALPGRVALKARPVEAVTSSQ